The following are from one region of the Deinococcus aerophilus genome:
- the ruvA gene encoding Holliday junction branch migration protein RuvA, giving the protein MIAYLTGVVREVRENSAVVVAGGVGYEVQCPAGTLARLVVGEIAELNTRFIVREDAQLLFGFADTDSVRLFDLLTGVSGVGPKLGLALLSAMPVSALAQGLLSGDAKLLSSVSGVGKKTAERLVLELQGKVPEHLAAPAAAGTKPARVITTAGRDAVDALLALGFREAGVRAVVAELLSAEPELSADALIRKGLGRLR; this is encoded by the coding sequence GTGATTGCATACCTGACCGGCGTGGTGCGCGAGGTGCGTGAGAATAGCGCCGTGGTGGTGGCGGGCGGCGTGGGCTACGAGGTGCAGTGTCCGGCGGGCACGCTGGCGAGGCTGGTGGTGGGAGAAATCGCCGAGCTGAACACCCGCTTTATCGTGCGTGAGGACGCCCAGCTGTTGTTCGGCTTTGCCGATACCGACAGCGTGCGCCTGTTCGATCTGCTGACCGGCGTGAGCGGCGTGGGCCCCAAGCTGGGGCTGGCGCTGCTGTCGGCCATGCCGGTGTCGGCGCTGGCCCAGGGCCTGCTGAGTGGGGACGCCAAGCTGCTCTCCAGCGTTTCCGGCGTGGGCAAGAAGACCGCCGAGCGGCTGGTGCTGGAACTGCAGGGCAAGGTGCCCGAACACCTGGCCGCGCCCGCCGCCGCGGGAACCAAACCGGCGCGGGTGATCACCACGGCGGGCCGCGACGCGGTGGACGCGCTGCTTGCGCTGGGCTTCCGCGAGGCCGGGGTGCGCGCCGTGGTCGCCGAACTGCTCTCCGCCGAGCCGGAGCTGAGCGCCGACGCCCTGATCCGCAAGGGCCTGGGCCGTCTGCGGTGA